TGAGTCCCTTAGGCGTCGAGAGAATGGCTACACCCAGTCCTCCACGGACACGAGGGATGCTAGCCCGTTTTGTATACACGCGCAGCCCTGGCTTACTGACACGCTTCAATTGCGTCAATACCGGGCGCTTATCCACGTAGCGCAGCGTCAGACGAAGCGTCCCCTGTGGTGTATCCCTTAAGATTTCGATATCCTTAATGTAGCCCTCTTCTTTGAGCACTCGCGCGATGGCCAGCTTCATTTTGGAGGCCGGGATCAGCACGCGCGTATGCTTTGCAGCTGCCGCATTGCGAATACGTGTCAGCATATCCGCGATAGGATCAGTCATATTCATT
The window above is part of the Ktedonobacteraceae bacterium genome. Proteins encoded here:
- the rpsH gene encoding 30S ribosomal protein S8, with product MNMTDPIADMLTRIRNAAAAKHTRVLIPASKMKLAIARVLKEEGYIKDIEILRDTPQGTLRLTLRYVDKRPVLTQLKRVSKPGLRVYTKRASIPRVRGGLGVAILSTPKGLMSGQKAYQQGLGGEVVCYVW